One window of the Corynebacterium glutamicum ATCC 13032 genome contains the following:
- the argB gene encoding acetylglutamate kinase, with translation MNDLIKDLGSEVRANVLAEALPWLQHFRDKIVVVKYGGNAMVDDDLKAAFAADMVFLRTVGAKPVVVHGGGPQISEMLNRVGLQGEFKGGFRVTTPEVMDIVRMVLFGQVGRDLVGLINSHGPYAVGTSGEDAGLFTAQKRMVNIDGVPTDIGLVGDIINVDASSLMDIIEAGRIPVVSTIAPGEDGQIYNINADTAAGALAAAIGAERLLVLTNVEGLYTDWPDKSSLVSKIKATELEAILPGLDSGMIPKMESCLNAVRGGVSAAHVIDGRIAHSVLLELLTMGGIGTMVLPDVFDRENYPEGTVFRKDDKDGEL, from the coding sequence ATGAATGACTTGATCAAAGATTTAGGCTCTGAGGTGCGCGCAAATGTCCTCGCTGAGGCGTTGCCATGGTTGCAGCACTTCCGCGACAAGATTGTTGTCGTGAAATATGGCGGAAACGCCATGGTGGATGATGATCTCAAGGCTGCTTTTGCTGCCGACATGGTCTTCTTGCGCACCGTGGGCGCAAAACCAGTGGTGGTGCACGGTGGTGGACCTCAGATTTCTGAGATGCTAAACCGTGTGGGTCTCCAGGGCGAGTTCAAGGGTGGTTTCCGTGTGACCACTCCTGAGGTCATGGACATTGTGCGCATGGTGCTCTTTGGTCAGGTCGGTCGCGATTTAGTTGGTTTGATCAACTCTCATGGCCCTTACGCTGTGGGAACCTCCGGTGAGGATGCCGGCCTGTTTACCGCGCAGAAGCGCATGGTCAACATCGATGGCGTACCCACTGATATTGGTTTGGTCGGAGACATCATTAATGTCGATGCCTCTTCCTTGATGGATATCATCGAGGCCGGTCGCATTCCTGTGGTCTCTACGATTGCTCCAGGCGAAGACGGCCAGATTTACAACATTAACGCCGATACCGCAGCAGGTGCTTTGGCTGCAGCGATTGGTGCAGAACGCCTGCTGGTTCTCACCAATGTGGAAGGTCTGTACACCGATTGGCCTGATAAGAGCTCACTGGTGTCCAAGATCAAGGCCACCGAGCTGGAGGCCATTCTTCCGGGACTTGATTCCGGCATGATTCCAAAGATGGAGTCTTGCTTGAACGCGGTGCGTGGGGGAGTAAGCGCTGCTCATGTCATTGACGGCCGCATCGCGCACTCGGTGTTGCTGGAGCTTTTGACCATGGGTGGAATTGGCACGATGGTGCTGCCGGATGTTTTTGATCGGGAGAATTATCCTGAAGGCACCGTTTTTAGAAAAGACGACAAGGATGGGGAACTGTAA
- the argC gene encoding N-acetyl-gamma-glutamyl-phosphate reductase has protein sequence MTIKVAIAGASGYAGGEILRLLLGHPAYASGELEIGALTAASTAGSTLGELMPHIPQLADRVIQDTTAETLAGHDVVFLGLPHGFSAEIALQLGPDVTVIDCAADFRLQNAADWEKFYGSEHQGTWPYGIPEMPGHREALRGAKRVAVPGCFPTGATLALLPAVQAGLIEPDVSVVSITGVSGAGKKASVALLGSETMGSLKAYNTSGKHRHTPEIAQNLGEVSDKPVKVSFTPVLAPLPRGILTTATAPLKEGVTAEQARAVYEEFYAQETFVHVLPEGAQPQTQAVLGSNMCHVQVEIDEEAGKVLVTSAIDNLTKGTAGAAVQCMNLSVGFDEAAGLPQVGVAP, from the coding sequence ATGACAATCAAGGTTGCAATCGCAGGAGCCAGTGGATATGCCGGCGGAGAAATCCTTCGTCTCCTTTTAGGCCATCCAGCTTATGCATCTGGTGAACTAGAAATCGGAGCACTCACCGCGGCATCAACCGCAGGCAGCACGCTCGGTGAATTGATGCCACACATTCCGCAGTTGGCGGATCGTGTTATTCAAGACACCACAGCTGAAACTCTAGCCGGTCATGATGTCGTATTTCTAGGACTTCCACACGGATTCTCTGCAGAAATTGCACTTCAGCTCGGACCAGATGTCACAGTGATTGACTGTGCAGCTGACTTTCGTCTGCAAAATGCTGCAGATTGGGAGAAGTTCTACGGCTCAGAGCACCAGGGAACATGGCCTTATGGCATTCCAGAAATGCCAGGACACCGCGAGGCTCTTCGTGGTGCTAAGCGTGTAGCAGTGCCAGGATGTTTCCCAACCGGTGCAACCTTGGCTCTTCTTCCTGCGGTTCAAGCGGGACTTATCGAGCCAGATGTTTCCGTAGTGTCCATCACCGGCGTATCAGGTGCAGGTAAGAAAGCATCTGTTGCACTACTTGGCTCGGAAACCATGGGTTCACTCAAGGCGTACAACACCTCCGGAAAGCACCGCCACACCCCGGAAATTGCCCAGAACCTCGGCGAAGTCAGCGACAAGCCAGTCAAGGTGAGCTTCACCCCAGTGCTTGCACCGTTACCTCGCGGAATTCTCACCACTGCAACCGCACCTTTGAAAGAAGGCGTTACCGCAGAACAGGCTCGCGCAGTATATGAAGAGTTCTATGCACAGGAAACCTTCGTGCATGTTCTTCCAGAAGGTGCACAGCCACAAACCCAAGCAGTTCTTGGCTCCAACATGTGCCACGTGCAGGTAGAAATTGATGAGGAAGCAGGCAAAGTCCTTGTTACCTCCGCAATCGATAACCTCACCAAGGGAACTGCCGGCGCCGCTGTTCAGTGCATGAACTTAAGCGTTGGTTTTGATGAGGCAGCAGGCCTGCCACAGGTCGGCGTCGCACCTTAA
- the argJ gene encoding bifunctional glutamate N-acetyltransferase/amino-acid acetyltransferase ArgJ: MAEKGITAPKGFVASATTAGIKASGNPDMALVVNQGPEFSAAAVFTRNRVFAAPVKVSRENVADGQIRAVLYNAGNANACNGLQGEKDARESVSHLAQNLGLEDSDIGVCSTGLIGELLPMDKLNAGIDQLTAEGALGDNGAAAAKAIMTTDTVDKETVVFADGWTVGGMGKGVGMMAPSLATMLVCLTTDASVTQEMAQIALANATAVTFDTLDIDGSTSTNDTVFLLASGASGITPTQDELNDAVYAACSDIAAKLQADAEGVTKRVAVTVVGTTNNEQAINAARTVARDNLFKCAMFGSDPNWGRVLAAVGMADADMEPEKISVFFNGQAVCLDSTGAPGAREVDLSGADIDVRIDLGTSGEGQATVRTTDLSFSYVEINSAYSS, encoded by the coding sequence ATGGCAGAAAAAGGCATTACCGCGCCGAAAGGCTTCGTTGCTTCTGCAACGACCGCGGGTATTAAAGCTTCTGGCAATCCTGACATGGCGTTGGTGGTTAACCAGGGTCCAGAGTTTTCCGCAGCGGCCGTGTTTACACGTAACCGAGTTTTCGCAGCGCCTGTGAAGGTGAGCCGAGAGAACGTTGCTGATGGCCAGATCAGGGCTGTTTTGTACAACGCTGGTAATGCTAATGCGTGTAATGGTCTGCAGGGTGAGAAGGATGCTCGTGAGTCTGTTTCTCATCTAGCTCAAAATTTGGGCTTGGAGGATTCCGATATTGGTGTGTGTTCCACTGGTCTTATTGGTGAGTTGCTTCCGATGGATAAGCTCAATGCAGGTATTGATCAGCTGACCGCTGAGGGCGCTTTGGGTGACAATGGTGCAGCTGCTGCCAAGGCGATCATGACCACTGACACGGTGGATAAGGAAACCGTCGTGTTTGCTGATGGTTGGACTGTCGGCGGAATGGGCAAGGGCGTGGGCATGATGGCGCCGTCTCTTGCCACCATGCTGGTCTGCTTGACCACTGATGCATCCGTTACTCAGGAAATGGCTCAGATCGCGCTGGCTAATGCTACGGCCGTTACGTTTGACACCCTGGATATTGATGGATCAACCTCCACCAATGACACCGTGTTCCTGCTGGCATCTGGCGCTAGCGGAATCACCCCAACTCAGGATGAACTCAACGATGCGGTGTACGCAGCTTGTTCTGATATCGCAGCGAAGCTTCAGGCTGATGCAGAGGGTGTGACCAAGCGCGTTGCTGTGACAGTGGTGGGAACCACCAACAACGAGCAGGCGATTAATGCGGCTCGCACTGTTGCTCGTGACAATTTGTTCAAGTGCGCAATGTTTGGATCTGATCCAAACTGGGGTCGCGTGTTGGCTGCAGTCGGCATGGCTGATGCTGATATGGAACCAGAGAAGATTTCTGTGTTCTTCAATGGTCAAGCAGTATGCCTTGATTCCACTGGCGCTCCTGGTGCTCGTGAGGTGGATCTTTCCGGCGCTGACATTGATGTCCGAATTGATTTGGGCACCAGTGGGGAAGGCCAGGCAACAGTTCGAACCACTGACCTGAGCTTCTCCTACGTGGAGATCAACTCCGCGTACAGCTCTTAA